A region from the Rubrivirga sp. SAORIC476 genome encodes:
- a CDS encoding Xaa-Pro peptidase family protein: MSDRIATLRRLAASHDVDGLLIAHPPALRWAVGFSGSNGLLLVTETTAHFVTDGRYTTQAAAEVAGAEVHVADGPLAAWAAERGLIGNAGRMGLQAEHVTLADHTSFREAFSEVDFCPVRNLLSEAVAAKTEVEIEAVRQAQALTCEVFAAIVPLLAPGISEQEIAAEIVYQHLKRGASAMSFEPIVAAGPRGALPHARPSSRTLAPGDLVVIDMGGVLDGYCSDLTRTVAIGDPGEVAVAAYETVRRAQESAIEAARAGMTGRALDAVARGVIEADGLGEYFSHSLGHGVGIEVHEWPRLSQQVAHSLPAGATVTVEPGVYLPERFGIRIEDVIVLREGGCENLTPLPTDLLTL; the protein is encoded by the coding sequence GTGAGCGACCGCATCGCCACACTCCGCCGCCTCGCCGCGTCCCACGACGTGGACGGCCTGCTGATCGCCCACCCGCCGGCCCTTCGGTGGGCAGTTGGCTTCTCGGGCTCCAACGGGTTGCTGCTGGTCACCGAGACCACGGCGCACTTCGTCACCGACGGACGGTATACCACCCAGGCGGCCGCCGAGGTGGCCGGAGCCGAGGTCCACGTGGCCGACGGTCCGCTCGCGGCCTGGGCGGCTGAGAGGGGGCTGATCGGGAATGCCGGGCGCATGGGCCTTCAGGCTGAGCACGTGACCCTGGCAGACCATACCAGCTTCCGGGAGGCTTTTTCCGAAGTGGACTTCTGTCCGGTCCGGAACCTGCTCTCGGAGGCGGTCGCAGCCAAGACCGAGGTCGAGATCGAGGCGGTCCGCCAGGCGCAGGCCCTGACCTGTGAGGTGTTCGCGGCCATCGTGCCGTTGCTCGCGCCGGGCATCTCGGAGCAAGAGATCGCCGCCGAGATCGTCTACCAGCACCTTAAGCGAGGCGCCTCGGCGATGTCGTTCGAGCCCATCGTCGCCGCGGGGCCGCGAGGCGCGCTGCCGCACGCGCGACCCTCGTCCCGCACTCTGGCGCCCGGTGACCTCGTGGTGATCGACATGGGCGGAGTCCTGGACGGGTACTGCTCCGACCTGACGCGGACTGTCGCCATTGGTGACCCGGGCGAGGTCGCGGTCGCGGCCTACGAAACGGTGCGCCGGGCACAGGAGTCTGCCATCGAGGCCGCCCGCGCCGGGATGACGGGTCGGGCGCTGGACGCCGTCGCCCGCGGCGTCATCGAGGCGGACGGACTGGGGGAGTACTTCTCTCACAGTCTCGGGCACGGCGTGGGCATCGAGGTCCACGAGTGGCCTCGGCTCTCGCAGCAAGTCGCGCACTCGCTGCCTGCCGGGGCCACCGTCACCGTCGAGCCGGGCGTGTACCTCCCCGAGCGGTTCGGCATCCGCATCGAGGACGTGATCGTGCTCCGGGAGGGCGGCTGTGAGAACCTGACGCCGCTACCGACGGACCTCCTCACGCTGTAG
- a CDS encoding glycosyltransferase family 4 protein, with amino-acid sequence MRITFALPAPIRIPMGGAAVVYRYAGMLAARGHEVTVVSPRRTRPGLGGVAVDWAVQVRDRIHGVGTDAYYSAPGVRSVVVPRLGGTTVPPGDVVIATGVQTARPVAALPPAAGAPVYFIQGDETFADPTARETWHLPMRRLTCASWLAEAVHAAGESVEAVLPNAIDPVDFALDRPLGERQCSVIALYHRHPVKGPDVLLRALEHIRSVRPDLPIRVFAARPPSHRLPERVEVHIRPALADLRDLYNDSAVLLHPSRSEGWPLVPMEAAACGCAIVACANPGVSECFTAGISMQAVPVGDGEALGQGALDVLADDALRIRLAEAGRDAVDRTSWSASADALESALLRILETS; translated from the coding sequence GTGCGGATCACGTTCGCACTGCCCGCCCCGATCCGCATTCCGATGGGTGGTGCGGCCGTCGTGTACCGCTACGCGGGGATGCTCGCGGCGCGCGGCCACGAGGTCACCGTCGTATCCCCGAGGCGGACCCGCCCCGGGCTCGGTGGCGTCGCTGTGGACTGGGCGGTGCAGGTCCGCGACCGGATCCACGGAGTGGGCACCGACGCCTACTACTCGGCACCGGGAGTACGGAGTGTCGTGGTGCCCCGCCTCGGTGGAACGACCGTGCCCCCGGGCGACGTGGTGATCGCGACGGGCGTCCAGACGGCGCGGCCGGTCGCGGCTCTGCCGCCGGCCGCCGGGGCGCCGGTTTACTTCATCCAGGGGGACGAGACGTTCGCCGACCCGACGGCGCGTGAAACCTGGCACCTCCCGATGAGACGGCTCACCTGCGCGTCCTGGCTCGCCGAGGCGGTCCACGCTGCGGGCGAGTCCGTGGAGGCCGTGTTGCCAAATGCCATCGACCCCGTGGACTTCGCACTCGATCGTCCTCTCGGCGAAAGACAATGTTCCGTTATTGCGTTGTATCATCGACATCCAGTGAAGGGGCCGGACGTGCTCCTAAGGGCGTTGGAGCACATTCGCAGCGTACGGCCAGATCTTCCGATTCGTGTCTTCGCTGCCCGTCCGCCGTCCCATCGGCTCCCCGAAAGGGTGGAGGTCCACATTCGCCCGGCCCTCGCTGACCTCCGCGACCTGTACAATGACTCCGCGGTGCTCCTCCACCCGAGCCGGAGCGAAGGATGGCCGCTCGTCCCGATGGAGGCCGCCGCCTGCGGGTGTGCGATCGTGGCGTGCGCGAACCCCGGCGTCTCGGAGTGCTTCACCGCCGGTATCTCGATGCAGGCGGTCCCGGTCGGGGACGGTGAGGCGTTGGGGCAAGGAGCCCTCGACGTCCTCGCGGACGATGCCCTACGGATTCGCCTGGCCGAGGCTGGCCGCGACGCCGTCGACCGCACGTCTTGGTCCGCCTCCGCCGACGCGCTGGAGTCGGCCCTGCTGCGCATCCTCGAGACATCGTGA
- a CDS encoding glycosyltransferase family 2 protein: MISVIVPVYNSAPILPTTLPAFAALEGVGEVVVVDDGSTDSTAVLLADTPGLRVVSLKANQGRSAARNTGAREARGDVLVFFDADVEPHPGSALALAEAMGPDGVASVARLDPVPSHPDDPFQDYVCHHPRGPARSLPPGVAVAWRFFLSGACAVRRSAFEAGGQFPTEVPYGEDVALACRLARAHPDGLRLADTTVRLHDLGDLRLALTHAAAFGRAAAAFEEPCPSGALDRFRRARALGWAAPLAAGVLRAGVRVLPAGPGRRRAVRYLLASTALSAARRA; the protein is encoded by the coding sequence GTGATCTCCGTCATCGTCCCTGTCTACAACAGCGCGCCCATTCTGCCGACCACGCTGCCAGCGTTCGCAGCGCTGGAAGGAGTCGGGGAGGTCGTGGTCGTCGATGACGGGTCGACAGACTCGACCGCGGTTCTGCTTGCCGATACGCCCGGCCTCCGGGTGGTCTCCCTGAAAGCGAACCAGGGGCGCTCTGCCGCGCGCAACACAGGCGCTCGCGAAGCGCGCGGGGACGTGCTGGTGTTCTTCGACGCCGACGTGGAGCCGCACCCCGGGTCTGCACTCGCGCTCGCCGAGGCGATGGGGCCGGATGGCGTGGCCAGCGTGGCGCGTCTCGACCCCGTGCCTTCGCATCCCGACGACCCGTTTCAGGACTACGTCTGCCACCACCCGCGCGGACCTGCCCGCAGCCTCCCACCAGGCGTTGCGGTCGCGTGGCGGTTCTTTTTGTCGGGAGCCTGCGCGGTCCGTCGATCCGCGTTCGAGGCCGGCGGGCAGTTTCCGACCGAGGTGCCCTACGGGGAAGACGTCGCGCTTGCCTGTCGTCTGGCCCGAGCGCACCCGGATGGACTCCGGCTCGCCGACACGACTGTGCGCCTGCACGACCTCGGGGATCTGCGGCTTGCCCTCACCCATGCTGCCGCGTTCGGTCGGGCGGCTGCCGCGTTCGAGGAGCCCTGCCCGAGCGGGGCCCTGGATCGTTTCCGTCGCGCGCGGGCCCTGGGCTGGGCCGCGCCTCTGGCCGCTGGCGTGCTGCGCGCTGGAGTACGCGTGCTCCCGGCCGGCCCCGGGCGACGCCGTGCGGTTCGCTACCTTCTCGCATCCACCGCGCTGAGCGCCGCCCGCCGTGCCTGA
- a CDS encoding ATP-binding protein, with amino-acid sequence MPEYCRPRRVESVAELCEVADALVTEAGWVPADRTRVALAMGEALANAVEHGGGEDDLLRVRLDLDGATLDVCVSDGGDGPDPDRLADAELPSDPLATEGRGLYILRTVADAVRVDARGGLCVTVCARS; translated from the coding sequence GTGCCTGAGTATTGCCGTCCCCGGCGCGTCGAGTCCGTGGCCGAGCTGTGTGAGGTCGCGGATGCGCTCGTCACCGAGGCAGGCTGGGTTCCTGCAGACCGGACCCGCGTCGCTCTGGCCATGGGAGAGGCCCTCGCGAATGCCGTCGAGCACGGCGGGGGCGAAGACGATCTGCTCCGCGTGCGCCTCGACCTGGACGGTGCGACCCTGGATGTCTGCGTGTCCGACGGCGGGGACGGTCCCGACCCCGACCGACTCGCAGACGCCGAACTTCCATCCGACCCTCTCGCCACCGAAGGACGGGGACTCTACATCCTTCGGACCGTCGCCGACGCCGTGCGGGTCGACGCCCGAGGGGGGCTGTGCGTGACGGTATGCGCGCGCTCATGA